The window GGCGTTGCCGGGCGTGCAGGCCATCTCCACCGGCGCTCTCGGCCTGGATATCGCCCTCGGCGTCGGCGGCGTCCCTCGCGGCCGGATCATTGAAATCTTCGGTCCCGAATCCTCGGGCAAGACCACCTTGGCCCTGCACATCGCCGCTGAGGCGCAGAAAGTCGGGGGGATGGCCGCTTTCATCGACGCCGAGCACGCCCTCGACATCGGCTACGCCCGCAAACTCGGGGTGAAGACCGACGATCTGCTCGTCTCCCAGCCCGACACCGGCGAGCAGGCCCTGGAAATCACTGAAACCCTGGTGCGCAGCGGCGCCATCGACGTGCTTGTGGTCGACTCGGTGGCGGCCCTGGTGCCCAAGGCCGAAATTGAAGGGGAGATGGGCGATTCGCACATGGGCCTGCAAGCGCGACTCATGTCCCAGGCGCTGCGCAAGCTCACCGCCACCATCAGCAAATCCCACTGCTGCGTGATCTTCATCAACCAGATCCGCATGAAGATCGGCGTCATGTTCGGCAATCCGGAGACGACCACTGGCGGTAACGCCCTCAAGTTCTACGCCTCGGTGCGCATGGATATCCGCCGCATCGCCTCGCTGAAGAACGGTCAGGACGTGATCGGCAACCGTACCCGGGTCAAGGTGGTGAAGAACAAGGTCGCCCCCCCCTTCAAGGAGGCGGAATTCGACATCATGTATAATCAGGGGATTTCCCGGGAGGGGGACATTGTCGACCTCGGTGCCGATTGCGGCGTCATCGACAAGAGCGGCGCCTGGTTTTCCTACGGCAGCGAGCGCATCGGTCAGGGCCGTGAAAACGCCAAGCAGTTTCTGCGCGAGCATCCGGAAACAGCCCAGGAAATCGAGCAGAAGATTCTGGTTCACTACGGCCTGAGCCCGGCAACCGCCCCTGCGGAGGAGAGTTAAGCCATGGAACTGAATGAAATCCTCGCCGTCGCCTTGAAGGCGCGGGCCTCGGACGTCCACCTGAAAGCGGGTCTGCCGCCGACCTACCGCATCGATGGCAGCTTGCGCCCGCATCCCAAGGCGGCGCGGTTGACCCCCGAGGAAATGCGCAAGATGGCGATGTCGATCATGAACGAACGCCAGCGCCAGCGCTTCGAGGAATTTCATGAAGTCGATCTCGCCTACGGCGTCCCCGGGCTCGGCCGTTTCCGCGTCAACGTCTTCTCCCAGCGCGGCTCCATCTCCATGGTACTGCGTTTCATCCCCTTTGAAATCAAGACGCTGGAAGAGTTGACCCTGCCGCCGGTGCTGAAGAAGATCGCCTCGGAAACCCGCGGCCTGATCCTCGTCACCGGCGCCACCGGTTCGGGCAAGTCGACAACCCTGGCGGCGATGATCGACTACATCAACAGCAACCGGACCGCCCATATCGTCACCATTGAAGACCCCATCGAATACCTGCACAAGGACAAGAGCAGCATCATCAACCAGCGCGAGGTCGGCTTCGATACCACCGGCTTTCAGGTCGCCCTGAAGAGCGCCCTGCGCCAGGACCCCGATGTCATCCTGGTCGGCGAGATGCGCGACCACGAAACCATCGAAACCGCCCTGACCGCCGCCGAGACCGGGCATCTGGTCCTCTCGACCCTGCACACCATTGACGCCAGCGAAACCATCAACCGGATCATCTCGGTCTTTCCCCCCTTCCAGCAACGCCAGGTGCGTATCCAGCTGGCCGGAGTCGTCAAGGGGATCATCTCT of the Desulfuromonas acetexigens genome contains:
- a CDS encoding type IV pilus twitching motility protein PilT — translated: MELNEILAVALKARASDVHLKAGLPPTYRIDGSLRPHPKAARLTPEEMRKMAMSIMNERQRQRFEEFHEVDLAYGVPGLGRFRVNVFSQRGSISMVLRFIPFEIKTLEELTLPPVLKKIASETRGLILVTGATGSGKSTTLAAMIDYINSNRTAHIVTIEDPIEYLHKDKSSIINQREVGFDTTGFQVALKSALRQDPDVILVGEMRDHETIETALTAAETGHLVLSTLHTIDASETINRIISVFPPFQQRQVRIQLAGVVKGIISQRLVPRADGKGRVPAIEVLVSTARTRELIDDKEKTKLLRDAIQQGFVSYGMQTFDQSLMSLLKQNLITFDEALRQCSNPDDFKLKFSGISSTSDLSWDDFDKGEKAAPPEDEIQIERH
- the recA gene encoding recombinase RecA, producing the protein MAENNRDRAIDLAISQIEKQFGKGSIMRLGTDLALPGVQAISTGALGLDIALGVGGVPRGRIIEIFGPESSGKTTLALHIAAEAQKVGGMAAFIDAEHALDIGYARKLGVKTDDLLVSQPDTGEQALEITETLVRSGAIDVLVVDSVAALVPKAEIEGEMGDSHMGLQARLMSQALRKLTATISKSHCCVIFINQIRMKIGVMFGNPETTTGGNALKFYASVRMDIRRIASLKNGQDVIGNRTRVKVVKNKVAPPFKEAEFDIMYNQGISREGDIVDLGADCGVIDKSGAWFSYGSERIGQGRENAKQFLREHPETAQEIEQKILVHYGLSPATAPAEES